In Mustela nigripes isolate SB6536 chromosome 10, MUSNIG.SB6536, whole genome shotgun sequence, one DNA window encodes the following:
- the CRTC2 gene encoding LOW QUALITY PROTEIN: CREB-regulated transcription coactivator 2 (The sequence of the model RefSeq protein was modified relative to this genomic sequence to represent the inferred CDS: deleted 1 base in 1 codon) encodes MATAGANGPGSATAAASNPRKFSEKIALQKQRQAEETAAFEEVTRACPPSQLQAQKLRLAYTRSSHYGGSLPNVNQIGCGLAEFQSPLHSPLDSARGTRHHGLVERVQRDPRRMVSPLRRCPRHVDSSPYGPAYLSPPPESGWRRAVPWGSFPAEKGQMFRLPSALNRTSSDSALHTSVMNPSPQDTYPGPAPPSILPGRRGGFLDGEVDSRVPAIEENVLDDRHLLKPWDPKKLSSSSSRPRSCEVPGINAFPSPDQPAGVPGLPPAMNTGGSLPDLTSLHFPPPLPTPLDPEEMAYPSLSGGNSTSNLTHTMTHLGISGGLGPGAGYDAPGLQSPGSRLSLRPSLSNPSRQASLSGPQPPLQGSHSHPSLPASSLGRQALPAASLGHPSLSAPALSSSSSSSASAPALGAPPYPPSTPGASPRHRRVPLSPLSLPAGPAEARRSQQQLPKQFSPTMSPTLSSITQGVPLDTSKLSTDQRLPPYPYSTPGLLLPSQPATPKPLQQPGLTSQACSRQPSGGQPLGRPLHFGSLYPPSSGGQGQPSYHRPGSDFGLGSLEQFTMESPSASLALDPPGFSEGPGFLGGEGPVSSLQDPHALNHQNLTRCSRRASGPNVLLPGESSPGFSKEIAAALAGVPGFEGPAAGLGLGLEEDLRMEPLGLEGLHMLSDPCALLPDPAVEDSFRSDRLQ; translated from the exons CGAGGAGCTCCCACTACGGCGGTTCTCTGCCTAATGTCAACCAGATTGGCTGTGGGCTGGCTGAGTTCCAG AGCCCCCTCCACTCACCTCTGGATTCGGCTCGGGGCACACGGCACCACGGGCTGGTGGAACGAGTGCAGCGTGACCCCCGGAGGATGGTGTCCCCGCTCCGCCGTTGCCCCCGC CACGTCGACAGCTCGCCCTATGGTCCTGCCTACTTGTCTCCTCCCCCGGAGTCTGGCTGGCGGAG ggcGGTGCCCTGGGGCAGTTTCCCTGCGGAGAAGGGCCAGATGTTTCGACTACCATCTGCGCTGAACAG gaCGAGTTCTGACTCTGCCCTTCACACCAGCGTGATGAACCCCAGCCCTCAGGACACTTATCcaggccctgcccctcccagcatCCTGCCCGGCCGCCGTGGAG GTTTTCTGGATGGTGAAGTGGATTCCAGAG TCCCTGCTATTGAGGAGAACGTGCTGGACGACAGGCATTTGCTGAAGCCATGGGATCCTAAGAAG CTGTCCTCATCCTCTTCCCGACCGCGGTCCTGTGAAGTCCCTGGAATTAA CGCCTTCCCATCCCCCGACCAGCCTGCCGGCGTGCCTGGCCTCCCACCTGCCATGAACACGGGCGGCTCCCTACCCGACCTCACCAGCCTGCACTTC CCCCCGCCACTGCCCACTCCCCTGGACCCGGAGGAGATGGCCTACCCCAGCCTGAGCGGGGGCAACAGTACCTCCAATCTGACCCACACCATGACCCACCTCGGCATCAGCGGGGGCCTGGGCCCTGGCGCGGGCTACGATGCGCCGG GACTGCAGTCCCCTGGCAGCCGCCTGTCCTTGCGGCCCTCCCTGAGCAATCCCAGCCGCCAGGCCTCCCTGAGCGGCCCCCAGCCCCCGCTGCAGGGCTCCCACAGCCACCCCTCCCTGCCGGCCTCCTCCCTGGGCCGCCAGGCACTGCCCGCCGCCTCGCTGGGCCACCCCTCGCTCAGTGCCCCGGCCCTGTCCTCCTCCAGTTCCTCCTCCGCTTCAGCTCCCGCGCTGGGTGCCCCCCCTTACCCCCCTTCGACCCCCGGAGCCTCCCCCCGCCACCGTCGCGTGCCCCTCAGCCCCCTGAGTTTGCCCGCGGGCCCAGCTGAAGCCAGAAGGTCCCAACAGCAGCTGCCCAAACAGTTTTCGCCAACAATGTCACCCACCTTGTCCTCCATCACTCAG GGTGTCCCCTTGGATACCAGCAAGCTGTCCACTGACCAGCGGCTGCCTCCATATCCATACAGCACCCCTGGTTTGCTTCTGCCCAGCCAACCGGCCACCCCAAAGCCTCTGCAGCAGCCCGGGCTGACCTCCCAGGCCTGCTCCAGGCAGCCCTCCGGGGGACAGCCCCTGGGCCGGCCGCTGCACTTCGGGTCACTGTACCCGCCCAGCTCCGGTGGGCAAGGGCAGCCGTCTTACCACCGGCCAGGAAGTGACTTCGGCCTGGGGAGT CTGGAGCAGTTCACCATGGAGAGCCCGTCAGCCAGCCTGGCGCTGGATCCCCCTGGCTTTTCTGAAGGACCTGGATTTTTAGGGGGCGAGGGGCCAGTGAGTAGCCTCCAGGACCCTCATGCCCTCAACCACCAGAACTTGACCCGCTGTTCCCGCCGTGCCTCAGGGCCCAACGTCCTCCTCCCAG GGGAGTCCTCCCCAGGTTTCTCCAAGGAGATTGCGGCGGCCCTGGCCGGAGTGCCTGGCTTTGAGGGGCCAGccgctgggctggggctggggctggaggaggaccTGCGCATGGAACCGCTGGGCCTAGAAGGGCTCCACATGCTGAGTGACCCCTGTGCGCTGCTGCCCGATCCTGCTGTGGAGGACTCGTTCCGCAGCGACCGGCTGCAGTGA